In Penicillium psychrofluorescens genome assembly, chromosome: 5, a single window of DNA contains:
- a CDS encoding uncharacterized protein (ID:PFLUO_007308-T1.cds;~source:funannotate), whose protein sequence is METLAPPPTLTHLFTLRCAVDPPMEIGHGPFGRRRCVPIMSGSVRGKYLNGKVVPGGADFMIVEEDQTTHVNTNYVIQSDDGAFLYIRTEGTRAGPPEVLRALMEGGPVDPSQYWFHLHVKIETGHEKYRWMNDRVIVGRATRAQGEVAYDAYFLENSP, encoded by the exons ATGGAGACCCTTGCGCCTCCACCAACTCTCACGCATCTCTTTACCTTGCGATGCGCAGTTGATCCGCCTATGGAGATCGGGCATGGTCCCTTTGGCCGACGTCGCTGCGTCCCGATCATGTCAGGCTCGGTGCGTGGCAAGTACTTGAACGGCAAGGTCGTGCCGGGAGGGGCGGATTTCAT GAtcgtggaggaggaccagACGACGCATGTCAACACCAACTATGTCATCCAGAGCGATGACGGCGCGTTCCTCTACATCCG CACCGAAGGCACTCGTGCTGGTCCGCCCGAGGTGCTGCGCGCACTGATGGAGGGCGGGCCCGTGGATCCCAGCCAGTACTGGTTCCATTTGCACGTCAAGATCGAGACGGGCCACGAGAAGTACCGCTGGATGAACGACCGAGTGATTGTCGGCCGGGCCACTAGGGCCCAGGGTGAGGTTGCCTACGACGCATACTTTCTGGAAAACAGTCCTTGA
- a CDS encoding uncharacterized protein (ID:PFLUO_007309-T1.cds;~source:funannotate) — MPPSFVLTISSPDRPGIVHAVTAFLVQHNLNIVDSSQFGDPSSQRFFMRVHVVPASEDAIVEVEQLRSAFEATAQSFSMDFDIHPASKKPRVLIMVSKIGHCLNDLLFRQSTGQLNIEVPLIISNHPDFATLAAAYNIPFQHLPVTADTKPQQEAQILELVKQYNVDLIVLARYMQVLSPTLCQAMSGRIINIHHSFLPSFKGAKPYHQAYDRGVKIIGATAHFVTSDLDEGPIIEQNVVRVNHAMSPKELTHAGSNVESNVLATAVKYVTEHRVLLNGHKTVVFN; from the coding sequence ATGCCCCCCAGCTTCGTTCTCACCATCTCAAGCCCCGATCGCCCGGGTATCGTGCACGCGGTCACCGCTTTCCTGGTCCAGCACAACCTCAATATCGTTGACTCATCGCAATTCGGCGACCCGAGCTCCCAGCGCTTTTTTATGCGCGTGCACGTCGTGCCCGCTTCCGAGGATGCCATTGTCGAGGTCGAGCAGCTGCGCTCGGCCTTTGAGGCCACGGCGCAGTCGTTTTCCATGGACTTTGACATCCACCcggcctcgaagaagccTCGCGTGCTGATCATGGTCTCCAAGATCGGCCACTGTCTCAACGACCTGCTCTTCCGCCAGTCCACCGGCCAGCTGAACATTGAGGTGCCGCTGATTATCTCGAACCACCCCGACTTCGCTACACTTGCTGCCGCCTACAACATTCCCTTCCAACACCTTCCCGTCACCGCCGACACCAAGCCGCAGCAGGAAGCTCAGATTCTGGAATTGGTCAAACAGTACAATGTTGATCTGATCGTGCTGGCGCGCTACATGCAGGTGCTATCGCCAACGTTGTGCCAGGCCATGTCCGGCCGCATCATCAATATCCACCACAGCTTCCTGCCCTCTTTCAAGGGCGCCAAGCCCTACCATCAGGCCTACGACCGCGGTGTTAAGATCATTGGTGCCACCGCCCATTTCGTGACCAGCGACCTGGATGAAGGCCCCATTATCGAGCAGAATGTTGTGCGGGTCAATCACGCCATGAGTCCCAAGGAGCTGACGCACGCTGGAAGCAACGTCGAGAGCAACGTGTTGGCCACCGCGGTCAAGTACGTGACGGAGCACCGGGTGCTGCTCAACGGACACAAGACTGTTGTCTTCAACTAG
- a CDS encoding uncharacterized protein (ID:PFLUO_007310-T1.cds;~source:funannotate): MAAAISYRIYKNALLFSALLATVNAQQAGTLTAETHPSLTWSRCTSGGSCTSQTGSVVIDANWRWVHSVNSSTNCYTGNTWDATLCPDDVTCAANCALDGADYSSTYGVTTSGDSLRLDFVTQSSNKNVGSRLYLMEDTTTYQTFQLLNQEFTFDVDVSQLPCGLNGALYFVDMDTDGGMSRFPTNKAGAKYGTGYCDSQCPRDLKFIDGEANSAGWTPSSNNANTGLGEFGSCCAEMDIWEANSISNAVTPHPCDTPSQVKCDDNACGGTYSTDRYGGTCDPDGCDFNPYRMGNQSFYGPSEIVDTTSVFTVVTQFITDDGTSSGTLSEIKRFYVQNGVVIPQSESTVSGVSGNSITTEFCTAQKAAFGGEDSFSLHGGLAGMSAGLADGMVLVMSLWDDYYADMLWLDSIYPTNDTSTTPGAARGTCDISSGVPATVESDSPNAYVIYSNIKVGPIGSTFSSGSSGSGSTTTTTKSSGTTTTKSTTTVTTTTGSSSTGAAHYAQCGGIGWTGATTCVSPYTCQEQNSYYSQCL, encoded by the coding sequence ATGGCCGCCGCAATCTCATACCGCATTTACAAGAatgctcttcttttctccgCCTTGTTGGCGACCGTCAACGCCCAGCAGGCAGGCACTTTGACTGCCGAGACTCACCCGTCCTTGACCTGGTCGAGGTGCACCAGCGGAGGCAGCTGCACGTCTCAGACCGGCTCCGTGGTGATCGATGCCAACTGGCGCTGGGTCCACTCGGTCAATAGCAGCACCAATTGCTACACGGGTAATACGTGGGATGCCACGCTCTGCCCAGACGACGTGACCTGTGCCGCCAATTGCGCGCTGGACGGTGCCGACTACTCGAGTACCTATGGCGTCACCACCAGCGGCGACTCCCTGCGCCTGGACTTTGTCACGCAGTCGTCGAACAAGAATGTCGGCTCTCGTCTGTACCTGATGGAGGACACCACCACCTACCAGACCTTCCAGCTGCTGAACCAGGAGTTCACGTTTGACGTTGACGTCTCCCAACTGCCTTGCGGTCTGAATGGGGCCCTCTACTTTGTGGACATGGATACCGACGGTGGTATGTCGCGATTCCCCACCAACAAGGCCGGCGCCAAATACGGCACCGGATACTGCGACTCGCAGTGCCCGCGCGACCTCAAGTTCATCGACGGTGAAGCGAACTCCGCGGGTTGGACTCCGTCGAGCAACAACGCCAACACAGGCCTGGGTGAGTTCGGCTCCTGCTGTGCCGAAATGGACATTTGGGAGGCCAACTCGATCTCGAATGCCGTCACTCCCCACCCCTGCGATACCCCCAGTCAGGTCAAGTGCGACGACAACGCCTGCGGTGGTACATATAGCACCGACCGCTATGGTGGCACTTGCGATCCTGATGGCTGTGATTTCAATCCGTACCGCATGGGCAACCAATCCTTCTACGGCCCGAGCGAGATTGTCGATACTACGTCCGTCTTCACTGTGGTGACTCAGTTCATTACCGATGACGGAACGTCCTCTGGTACCCTGTCTGAGATCAAGCGATTCTATGTCCAAAATGGCGTAGTTATTCCCCAGTCGGAGTCCACTGTCAGCGGTGTGAGCGGCAATTCCATCACTACCGAGTTCTGCACGGCCCAGAAGGCCGCttttggcggcgaggattCGTTCAGTCTGCATGGAGGACTCGCAGGCATGAGCGCTGGTCTGGCGGACGGCATGGTCTTGGTCATGAGTCTCTGGGATGATTACTATGCCGACATGCTCTGGCTTGACAGCATTTACCCGACGAATGATACGTCGACTACGCCCGGTGCTGCTCGCGGTACTTGTGACATCTCTTCGGGTGTCCCTGCCACTGTCGAGAGCGATAGCCCCAACGCCTATGTCATCTACTCGAACATCAAGGTTGGTCCGATTGGCTCCACCTTCAGTTCTGGCTCCTCTGGCTCCGGGTCaaccaccacgaccaccaagtccagcggtaccaccaccaccaagtcTACTACTACTGTTACTACTACCACTGGTTCTAGCAGTACCGGGGCCGCTCACTACGCTCAATGCGGTGGCATTGGATGGACTGGCGCAACCACCTGCGTCAGCCCGTACACTTGCCAGGAGCAAAATTCTTACTACTCGCAGTGCCTGTAG
- a CDS encoding uncharacterized protein (ID:PFLUO_007311-T1.cds;~source:funannotate) encodes MRYTPLLVASAASLALAAPRSHSKRSSSFVWFGSSESGGEFGSENIPGALGTDYIWPDTAGIQTLRNAGMNIFRVPFLMERLVPTEMTGSPNQTYLAGLVSTVEFITSTGAYAIIDPHNYGRYYGNIINSTNDFAAFWTTVARQFASNDKTVFDTNNEFNTEDQTLVLNLNQAAINAIRAAGATSQYIFVEGNSWSGAWTWTSINTNLVSLTDPQNKIVYEMHQYLDSDGSGTSDVCVNTTIGQNRIEDATQWLQQNGKLGFLGEFAGGANSVCQSAVTGMLDYLQENGNVWLGASWWSAGPWWADYIFSMEPPSGTAYTYYLDVLSAYFPGSSTTTTTATTTTTKSTTTTTTTTSAGSSSTGAAHWGQCGGIGWTGATTCASPYTCQEQNSYYSQCL; translated from the exons ATGAGATATACTCCGCTACTTGTGGCCAGTGCCGCCAGTCTGGCGCTCGCAGCGCCCCGGAGCCACTCCAAACGGTCCTCGTCCTTTGTCT GGTTTGGCTCCAGTGAATCTGGGGGGGAGTTTGGCAGCGAGAATATCCCCGGCGCGCTAGGGACCGACTACATTTGGCCAGATACTGCAGGTATCCAGACCCTGCGTAATGCCGGCATGAACATCTTTCGCGTCCCGTTCTTGATGGAGCGATTGGTACCCACCGAGATGACAGGAAGTCCGAACCAGACCTATCTGGCCGGCCTGGTCAGC ACGGTGGAGTTTATCACATCCACCGGTGCGTACGCCATCATTGACCCTCACAACTACGGGCGATA CTACGGCAACATCATCAACTCCACAAATGACTTTGCAGCGTTTTGGACCACAGTGGCGAGGCAATTCGCATCGAATGACAAGACCGTCTTCGACACCA ACAATGAGTTCAACACGGAGGACCAGACGCTGGTCCTTAACCTCAATCAGGCCGCCATTAACGCTATTCGCGCCGCCGGTGCTACCTCGCAGTATATTTTTGTAGAGGGCAACTCCTGGAGCGGTGCTTGGACATGGACGTCAATCAACACCAACCTGGTCAGCCTGACCGACCCCCAGAACAAGATCGTCTACGAAATGCACCAGTATCTCGACTCAGATGGGTCGGGCACGTCTGATGTCTGCGTCAATACTACCATCGGCCAAAATCGCATAGAGGATGCCACACAATGGTTGCAACAAAATGGGAAACTCGGGTTCTTGGGTGAATTCGCCGGTGGTGCTAACTCGGTCTGTCAGAGCGCCGTGACCGGGATGCTAGACTATTTGCAGGAAAACGGCAATGTCTGGCTCGGGGCATCCTGGTGGTCTGCGGGTCCCTGGTGGGCGGACTACATCTTTTCGATGGAGCCGCCCTCTGGGACTGCTTATACCTACTACCTAGACGTCCTTTCGGCTTACTTCCCGGGCAGCTCGAcaacgaccaccaccgccactaccaccactaccaagtctactactactactactaccaccactTCGGCCGGTTCGAGCAGCACCGGGGCCGCTCACTGGGGTCAGTGTGGTGGCATTGGCTGGACGGGGGCGACGACGTGTGCCAGCCCGTATACCTGCCAGGAGCAGAATTCCTACTACTCGCAGTGCCTGTAA
- a CDS encoding uncharacterized protein (ID:PFLUO_007312-T1.cds;~source:funannotate), giving the protein MKHHLMVGTWTAPGRIYTVQFDDQALTLDLVKKTDIPEAEPISWMTFSHDKKAIYGAAMKKWNSFAVHGPTEIVHQVSHPVAGHPQAASSETNTRAIFVLAAHKPPYNVYGNPFYKHAGYGNVFSVKPDGALDSNVQNYEYEPNTGIHGMVFDPTETYLYSADLQANKIWTHKKDAQTGQLDLFDCLEAPSPGDHPRWVEMHRSGKYLYALMEAGNRLAVYVIDERTHKPVFTHITYPLLPSGLPPRNKYRGDVTFTTHSGEYLFATTRSNHFDVTGYITAFKLGPSGEIEKQLFINPTSTSGGHSNAVSPCDFSDEWLALCDDQLGFVEMYRWRDEKLARVARVDIPEQGFGMNAIWYD; this is encoded by the exons ATGAAACACCATTTGATGGTGGGCACCTGGACCGCCCCGGGGCGCATCTACACCGTGCAATTCGATGATCAGGCCCTCACGCTCGACCTGGTCAAGAAGACCGACATTCCCGAGGCCGAGCCCATCTCGTGGATGACCTTCTCACACGATAAGAAGGCCATCTATGGTGccgccatgaagaagtgGAACAGCTTTGCTGTTCACGGCCCGACCGAGATCGTGCATCAAGTGTCGCACCCGGTCGCCGGTCACC CCCAGGCCGCCAGCAGTGAGACCAACACGCGTGCCATCTTCGTGCTGGCCGCCCACAAGCCGCCGTATAACGTGTACGGCAACCCCTTCTACAAGCATGCCGGATACGGCAATGTCTTCTCGGTGAAGCCGGACGGCGCGCTGGACAGCAACGTCCAGAACTACGAGTACGAGCCCAACACGGGTATCCACGGCATGGTGTTCGATCCGACCGAGACCTACCTGTATTCGGCGGACCTGCAGGCCAACAAGATCTGGACgcacaagaaggatgccCAGACCGGCCAGCTGGATCTTTTCGACTGCCTCGAGGCTCCCTCGCCCGGTGACCACCCGCGCTGGGTCGAGATGCACCGCAGCGGCAAATACCTGTATGCGCTGATGGAGGCAGGCAACCGTCTGGCCGTCTACGTGATCGACGAGCGCACCCACAAGCCAGTGTTTACGCACATCACCTACCCGCTTCTGCCCTCCG GCCTCCCCCCACGCAACAAGTATCGCGGCGACGTGACCTTCACCACACACAGCGGGGAATATTTGTTCGCCACTACCCGGTCGAACCACTTCGACGTGACGGGCTACATCACCGCGTTCAAGCTAGGCCCAAGCGGCGAGATCGAAAAGCAGTTGTTCATCAACCCGACCTCGACCAGTGGCGGACACTCCAACGCCGTCAGCCCTTGCGACTTCAGCGACGAGTGGCTGGCGCTCTGTGATGACCAGCTCGGCTTCGTGGAGATGTATCGATGGCGCGATGAGAAGCTGGCCCGGGTGGCGCGTGTAGACATTCCGGAGCAGGGCTTTGGCATGAACGCGATCTGGTATGACTAG
- a CDS encoding uncharacterized protein (ID:PFLUO_007313-T1.cds;~source:funannotate), producing the protein MPSSGLLWVTMQPQASLPDTQFHDWYNNEHGPLRLRLPFITNGFRFRATDGLQPEYVALYDITNMDELTRETYLSLRTDVIKTEREKKTMAQIDVGRKLYDLADERHHPDFRPLEFQADVDAETHGSVLVAVTIATHPDPAKQAELERWYREEHYEMLSKVPGWRRSRRFVTAAIESGAPRESLALHEYAPVNGLGGPAHKAAMNTPWGQRLMGDVVTSKKRRVYQWYYTFGPAPRELCSLARADVVGPWTSNDGKTHTIPSPSRPALESFVTTADGVELPYRLEGTTDPNAPVVVLSNSILVNWNIWDRFVDAFFAQKQNQRYRVLRYLTRGRRSPSGEQPVNIDLLASDLATLLDALRVPPKAARLIGVSLGGVTVLNTSLLYPSRVAAFIACDTNSSAPESNRKAWGDRVAMCEQEGATDPSTKEPIVGENLAEVTTRRWFVPESYKTQPEVLAPVKEAVRTNSLRGFAHSVQALCAYDIRERMASATVPGLFVAGANDGALPQTMQKMAADLRGGAELKIIDQAGHLPMVEQPEAFADVVTEFLGKVDG; encoded by the coding sequence ATGCCCTCATCCGGCCTCCTCTGGGTGACGATGCAGCCCCAAGCGTCGCTGCCAGACACCCAATTCCACGACTGGTACAACAATGAGCATGGCCCGCTGCGACTGCGTCTTCCCTTCATCACCAACGGTTTCCGCTTCCGCGCGACCGACGGCCTCCAGCCCGAGTACGTGGCGCTGTACGACATCACCAACATGGACGAGTTGACCCGCGAGACCTATCTGTCGCTGCGCACCGATGTGATCAAGAccgagcgcgagaagaagaccatggCCCAGATTGATGTCGGGCGCAAGCTGTACGACCTCGCCGATGAGCGTCATCACCCAGACTTCCGCCCGCTCGAGTTCCAAGCCGATGTCGATGCCGAGACCCACGGCAGCGTGTTGGTTGCCGTCACCATTGCCACGCACCCCGACCCAGCGAAgcaggccgagctggaacGCTGGTACCGCGAGGAACACTACGAGATGCTCTCCAAAGTTCCCGGATGGCGTCGCAGCCGTCGCTTCGTGACCGCCGCCATTGAGTCGGGTGCCCCGCGCGAGTCGCTCGCGCTGCACGAGTATGCGCCCGTCAACGGCCTGGGTGGCCCGGCGCACAAGGCGGCCATGAACACTCCGTGGGGTCAGCGTCTCATGGGTGACGTCGTGACATCCAAGAAGCGCCGCGTGTATCAGTGGTACTACACTTTCGGCCCAGCTCCGCGCGAGCTGTGCTCGTTGGCCAGGGCGGACGTTGTTGGGCCCTGGACTTCCAACGACGGAAAAACTCACACCATTCCCTCACCTTCGCGGCCCGCCCTGGAGTCGTTTGTCACTACAGCTGATGGTGTCGAGCTCCCCTACCGGTTGGAGGgcaccaccgaccccaatGCccccgtggtggtgctcaGCAACTCTATTCTAGTCAACTGGAACATCTGGGACCGCTTTGTCGatgccttcttcgcccaAAAGCAGAACCAGCGTTACCGAGTCTTGCGCTATCTGACACGAGGCCGCCGCTCACCAAGTGGCGAGCAGCCGGTCAACATCGACCTACTAGCCTCCGATTTGGCCACACTCCTGGATGCCCTGCGGGTGCCGCCCAAGGCTGCGCGCCTGATCGGGGTCAGCCTGGGTGGTGTTACTGTGCTTAATACCTCTCTCCTCTACCCGTCCCGCGTTGCGGCCTTTATTGCCTGCGACACCAACTCGTCCGCCCCGGAGTCCAACCGCAAGGCCTGGGGAGACCGCGTTGCCATGTGTGAGCAGGAGGGCGCCACGGATCCGTCCACGAAGGAGCCCATTGTAGGTGAGAATCTGGCGGAGGTGACGACGCGACGCTGGTTCGTCCCGGAGTCATACAAGACTCAACCGGAGGTGCTCGCCCCGGTCAAAGAAGCCGTGCGCACCAACAGCCTCAGGGGCTTCGCGCACAGCGTGCAGGCGCTGTGCGCCTATGATATCCGTGAGCGCATGGCTTCTGCCACCGTTCCCGGTCTGTTTGTAGCGGGCGCCAACGACGGAGCCCTCCCGCAGACCATGCAAAAGATGGCTGCTGACCTGCGTGGCGGCGCCGAGCTCAAGATCATTGACCAGGCTGGCCATCTCCCCATGGTCGAGCAGCCCGAGGCATTTGCGGACGTGGTGACAGAGTTCCTGGGCAAGGTTGATGGCTAA
- a CDS encoding uncharacterized protein (ID:PFLUO_007314-T1.cds;~source:funannotate), with amino-acid sequence MVRLRRLCWASVHIRTRAPARRGLTIQAHGKDIPPQELFRYNHGRFLVNEDYEQAKRYSTFDIDALCQMVAALATVRSPIVKIDKREGGYNKALMMTAENGREVIAKIPCGNIVPREYGTASEVAVLQFVKARSRSPVSTVLAWSADPSNPVRSEYVVLEKSPGQQLTHVWDTVSESDRVQLIRGFAQLESSLATIQFPGYGALFLRHALPPSLKEDPNRTIAVDDDYCLGPLYHGSWPGGFAADPEEYSQHSGPWRSLAQQGILQVRNYKTSYAGRGPHYGAPEEHIHMLERATEVIPILAESRTLRCHSQGILCHPDFHPGNIFVSNEDPTVIEGVIDWQFTSIMPRFTQVRWPLFLNPPEGYQTGMANPELRPTYDREAKPHDQEQAQRQEQAMRTKCYEAALVKSHLESYLTLTGTDVSIRQLFVGCPCTYRDGIVPLRDSLIRIQQQWNRLGLPGRCPYQFTDEEIARHEVQLREYQDWLKLGEYTHQMLQSNDGGWVPPHVDFDKAQAKHERLFQHFVESKKAKMSAEDARKLWFFRNRG; translated from the exons ATGGTTCGGCTGCGCAGGTTATGCTGGGCCTCCGTGCACATACGCACGCGAGCTCCTGCCCGACGCGGATTGACCATTCAAGCGCACG GCAAAGATATCCCGCCGCAGGAGCTGTTTCGGTATAATCATGGCCGATTCCTGGTCAACGAGGACTACGAACAGGCCAAGCGCTACTCAACTTTCGATATCGATGCCCTCTGTCAAATGGTGGCGGCGCTAGCCACTGTGCGGTCGCCCATTGTCAAGATCGACAAGAGAGAAGGCGGATACAACAAGGCATTGATGATGACCGCAGAGAACGGACGCGAAGTCATTGCGAAGATCCCCTGTGGCAATATCGTGCCACGCGAATATGGCACCGCATCCGAGGTCGCGGTTCTACAGTTTG TGAAAGCTCGCTCGCGTAGTCCCGTATCCACAGTATTGGCATGGAGTGCAGATCCATCAAATCCCGTGCGCTCGGAGTACGTGGTGTTGGAAAAAAGTCCTGGGCAGCAGCTGACCCATGTCTGGGATACTGTGTCCGAGTCCGACCGGGTGCAGTTGATTCGAGGCTTTGCCCAGCTGGAAAGTAGCCTGGCCACTATTCAGTTCCCAGGGTACGGTGCATTGTTCCTGCGCCACGCACTGCCGCCGTCACTGAAGGAAGATCCCAATCGGACGATCGCAGTTGACGATGACTACTGCCTCGGCCCACTATATCATGGCTCCTGGCCGGGGGGGTTTGCCGCAGATCCGGAAGAGTACTCGCAGCACTCGGGCCCTT GGCGATCGCTGGCGCAGCAGGGCATCTTGCAGGTCCGCAACTACAAGACTTCGTACGCAGGTCGTGGGCCGCATTACGGTGCGCCCGAGGAGCATATCCATATGCTGGAGCGAGCGACGGAGGTGATCCCCATTCTGGCCGAGTCTCGCACGCTGCGGTGCCACTCGCAGGGTATATTGTGTCATCCCGACTTCCATCCGGGCAACATCTTCGTGTCCAATGAGGATCCGACGGTGATCGAGGGGGTAATTGACTGGCAGTTCACCAGCATCATGCCGCGGTTCACGCAGGTGCGGTGGccgctcttcctcaaccCACCTGAAGGATACCAGACGGGGATGGCCAATCCCGAGCTGCGGCCCACGTACGACCGAGAGGCCAAACCGCACGACCAGGAGCAGGCCCAGCGGCAGGAGCAAGCCATGCGCACCAAATGCTACGAGGCGGCGTTGGTGAAGAGCCACCTGGAGTCGTACCTCACCCTGACCGGGACGGATGTCTCCATCCGACAGCTCTTTGTTGGGTGCCCATGCACCTACCGTGATGGGATCGTACCGCTGCGCGACAGCCTCATCCGCATTCAACAACAGTGGAACCGGCTGGgtcttcctggtcggtgTCCGTACCAGTTTACAGACGAGGAAATCGCACGGCACGAGGTCCAGCTGCGCGAGTACCAGGACTGGCTCAAGTTAGGCGAGTACACGCATCAGATGCTGCAGTCGAATGACGGCGGGTGGGTGCCACCACACGTGGACTTTGACAAGGCACAAGCCAAGCACGAAAGGCTGTTCCAGCATTTTGTGgagtcgaagaaggcgaagatgtcggcggaggatgcaCGGAAACTGTGGTTTTTTCGCAACCGGGGGTAG